In the Terriglobales bacterium genome, one interval contains:
- a CDS encoding ATP-binding protein, producing the protein MSSPGLLHCDFDSDRTRLRASLSFPADAGGLNKVVDAVMKVVAAVNCACGQEQDVELALREALANAVVHGARGDASKQVQCCVACDDEHGLLVIVRDPGEGFDPARLPSPLYGRQLYERNGRGVFLINQLMDHVEYRNGGTEIRMRKFTQPKNCGLGG; encoded by the coding sequence ATGTCCAGTCCCGGGCTGCTGCACTGCGACTTCGACTCCGACCGCACCAGGCTGCGCGCCAGCCTGTCATTTCCTGCCGACGCGGGCGGGCTCAACAAGGTTGTCGATGCAGTGATGAAAGTCGTGGCGGCGGTGAACTGCGCCTGCGGACAGGAGCAGGACGTGGAGCTGGCGCTGCGGGAAGCCCTGGCAAACGCCGTGGTGCACGGCGCGCGGGGCGACGCCAGCAAGCAGGTGCAATGCTGCGTGGCGTGCGACGATGAGCATGGCCTGCTGGTGATTGTGCGCGATCCGGGCGAGGGCTTCGATCCCGCGCGGCTGCCGAGCCCGCTTTACGGCCGGCAGCTCTACGAGCGCAATGGACGCGGGGTGTTCCTCATCAACCAGCTGATGGACCACGTGGAGTACCGCAACGGCGGCACCGAGATCCGCATGCGCAAGTTTACCCAGCCGAAGAACTGCGGCCTGGGCGGCTGA
- a CDS encoding response regulator translates to MARILCIDDERDILELHSIVLRRAGHEVIAVGTGEEALGVVASQAVDLVVSDLLRGVEGADYLARIRQARPAAPILVLSGYPERPQGLEFVDEFLSKGSRAGELVEVVERLLREAPGWAQGNTA, encoded by the coding sequence ATGGCCCGCATCCTGTGCATTGACGACGAGCGCGACATACTCGAGCTGCATTCGATCGTGCTCCGCCGCGCCGGTCACGAAGTGATCGCGGTCGGGACCGGTGAAGAGGCGCTGGGGGTGGTGGCCAGCCAAGCAGTTGACCTGGTGGTGTCTGATCTGCTGCGCGGCGTCGAGGGCGCCGATTACCTGGCCCGAATCCGCCAGGCGCGGCCGGCTGCGCCGATCCTGGTGCTCTCCGGGTATCCGGAGCGACCCCAGGGGTTGGAGTTCGTGGACGAATTCCTCAGCAAGGGCAGCCGCGCCGGCGAGCTGGTGGAAGTGGTGGAACGGCTGCTGCGCGAGGCGCCAGGATGGGCGCAAGGGAATACGGCTTGA
- a CDS encoding PA2169 family four-helix-bundle protein, producing MAQRHPGRPQPAAGKFDPDQIRLLLEHLIDTCRDGEQGYLDAADRVEDPELRGFFAEQARERGRFAVELRGELERLLGKWESTREGSVGGMLRRAWIDVKSALGGGDLAILESVEAGEDAARDAYQKALSQLLPPDLLGRLRTQAQSVYAAHDHVRMLRNRRRAA from the coding sequence ATGGCACAGCGCCATCCTGGCCGTCCCCAACCTGCCGCGGGAAAGTTCGACCCAGACCAGATACGTCTGCTCCTGGAGCACTTGATCGATACCTGCCGCGACGGAGAGCAGGGATACCTTGACGCCGCCGACCGGGTCGAAGATCCCGAGTTGCGCGGCTTCTTCGCCGAACAGGCGCGGGAGCGCGGCCGCTTCGCCGTCGAGTTGCGGGGTGAGCTCGAGCGCCTGCTCGGAAAGTGGGAGTCCACGCGCGAAGGCAGCGTGGGAGGCATGCTGCGCCGCGCCTGGATCGACGTGAAGAGCGCCCTCGGCGGTGGCGACCTCGCCATCCTCGAATCAGTCGAAGCCGGCGAAGACGCCGCGCGCGACGCCTATCAGAAAGCCCTTAGTCAGCTCTTGCCGCCCGATCTGCTCGGCCGGCTGCGCACCCAGGCCCAGAGCGTCTATGCAGCCCACGACCACGTGCGTATGCTGCGGAACCGCCGCAGGGCGGCCTGA